In one window of uncultured Acetobacteroides sp. DNA:
- a CDS encoding nitroreductase family protein, with product MNTIFTHRSIRNFTNQKVEEEKLIRILEAGVRASTTGNMQVYSIVVTTDSECREALNACHFNQPATKAPVMMTFCADFNRFNKWCEQRKAAPGYDNFHGFVVAAIDALLASQNVSLEAENQGLGICYLGTTTYTADRIIDILKLPKGVVPITTVVMGYPSEMPELTDRLPLEAVVHREVYRDYTPEDIDRIYTERDTQPLTLKLLEENGKDTLAQVFTDNRYTKKDFVAISNLLLDVLKKQGFMNNIFSE from the coding sequence ATGAATACCATATTTACCCATCGTTCGATAAGGAACTTCACCAACCAAAAGGTGGAGGAGGAGAAGTTAATCCGTATTCTGGAGGCTGGTGTACGCGCATCGACCACCGGGAATATGCAGGTGTACAGCATTGTGGTAACCACCGACAGCGAGTGCCGCGAGGCGCTTAACGCCTGCCACTTTAATCAGCCTGCCACTAAGGCACCGGTTATGATGACCTTCTGCGCCGACTTTAACCGCTTCAACAAGTGGTGCGAGCAGCGTAAGGCCGCTCCTGGCTACGACAACTTTCATGGTTTTGTGGTTGCAGCAATAGATGCGCTACTGGCATCGCAAAATGTGAGCCTAGAGGCAGAAAATCAGGGATTGGGAATTTGCTACCTTGGCACCACAACCTACACGGCCGATAGAATCATCGATATACTAAAGCTGCCTAAGGGTGTGGTTCCCATTACAACCGTGGTTATGGGCTACCCTAGCGAGATGCCCGAGCTAACAGACAGGCTTCCACTCGAAGCAGTTGTTCATCGCGAGGTGTATAGGGACTATACCCCTGAGGATATTGATAGAATTTATACCGAGCGCGATACCCAGCCGCTTACCCTTAAGCTGCTTGAGGAGAACGGCAAGGATACGCTTGCGCAGGTGTTTACCGATAACCGCTACACCAAAAAGGACTTTGTTGCTATCTCGAATCTGCTGCTCGATGTGCTAAAGAAGCAGGGGTTTATGAACAATATATTCAGTGAATAG
- a CDS encoding glycosyltransferase, protein MTKPLDIVIVGPAHPFRGGIAANNDRLAQELMRMGHRVKIYTFSLQYPSFLFPGKTQYTTEPKPEELDIDIAVNSINPLTWLNVGMKIRKRKPDILLIRYWLPFMAPCFGTIARIAKGNGHTKVVSVADNIIPHEKRIGDRLLSKFWLGSTHGFVVMSQSVGTDLGTLGYRRPVGFCHHPLFDNFGAILPKDEAKRLLNLDPSFDYMLFFGLVRDYKGLDWLLDAFADARLQNRKLKLLVAGEFYADPKPYYDQVERLELKDRVIFYPIFIPDPEVGRYFCAADIVVQPYKHATQSGVTQIGYHFNKPMLVTKVGGLSEIIPDGRVGYVVEPKIPAIADALVDFYESGREAEMSENAKNEKVKYSWGSMANEILRIFDEATIK, encoded by the coding sequence ATGACGAAACCTTTAGATATAGTAATAGTTGGACCCGCTCATCCGTTTCGTGGGGGTATTGCTGCCAATAACGATAGGTTGGCTCAGGAGCTTATGCGAATGGGGCATCGCGTAAAGATTTACACCTTTAGCCTACAGTATCCTTCGTTTCTTTTTCCTGGAAAAACGCAGTACACCACGGAGCCTAAGCCTGAAGAACTGGATATTGACATTGCCGTAAACTCCATAAATCCGCTAACCTGGCTTAATGTTGGGATGAAAATCCGCAAAAGGAAGCCAGATATCCTTCTTATTCGTTACTGGTTGCCCTTTATGGCTCCCTGTTTTGGAACGATAGCCCGAATTGCCAAGGGTAACGGTCATACCAAGGTTGTTTCGGTGGCCGACAACATCATTCCGCACGAGAAGAGAATAGGGGATAGGCTACTTTCGAAGTTTTGGTTGGGTTCTACGCATGGTTTTGTGGTAATGTCGCAAAGCGTTGGAACGGATTTAGGAACGCTTGGCTATAGGCGTCCTGTTGGCTTTTGCCATCACCCGCTGTTCGATAACTTTGGAGCCATTCTTCCTAAAGATGAGGCAAAAAGGTTGCTGAATCTTGATCCTTCGTTTGACTATATGCTTTTCTTTGGGCTGGTTCGCGACTACAAGGGGTTGGATTGGCTGCTTGATGCCTTTGCAGATGCTCGTTTGCAGAACAGAAAGCTAAAGTTGCTGGTGGCTGGGGAGTTTTATGCCGATCCAAAGCCATACTACGATCAGGTGGAGCGTCTTGAGCTAAAGGATAGGGTTATCTTCTACCCAATCTTCATCCCTGATCCCGAAGTTGGAAGATACTTCTGTGCTGCCGATATCGTGGTGCAGCCGTATAAGCATGCAACGCAGAGCGGGGTGACCCAAATTGGATACCACTTTAATAAGCCCATGCTGGTAACCAAGGTTGGTGGGCTATCGGAGATTATTCCAGATGGAAGAGTGGGCTACGTTGTGGAGCCTAAGATTCCTGCCATTGCCGATGCGCTTGTCGATTTCTACGAAAGTGGGCGAGAAGCCGAGATGTCGGAGAATGCAAAGAATGAAAAGGTAAAGTACTCGTGGGGCAGCATGGCTAACGAGATTCTGAGAATATTTGATGAGGCGACAATAAAGTAA
- the miaA gene encoding tRNA (adenosine(37)-N6)-dimethylallyltransferase MiaA translates to MGKKTLVVLMGPTAVGKTDLSISIAKALNAPIVSSDSRQIYKEMRIGTAVPEPEQLAAVPHYFIGSRSIHEPYTAGRYEFDAVEVIEKLFLDVDYVVLSGGSGLYIDAVCLGIDAIPATNSETREMLKQRLKNEGIAALTDWLKRLDENSYNTIDLNNHQRVIRALEVCIIAGVPYSTLRKNFEKTRNFDIVKIGLQRDREELYQRINQRVDMMMEQGLLEEARSLYEHRELNALNTVGYRELFDYFDGKITMEEAVELIKRNSRRYAKRQITWFNRYCDIAWFSPNDFDGIMAHVAAARKA, encoded by the coding sequence ATGGGTAAAAAGACTCTGGTTGTGCTGATGGGGCCAACGGCTGTAGGTAAAACCGATTTGAGCATTAGCATTGCCAAGGCGTTGAATGCCCCCATCGTTTCTTCGGATTCGCGACAAATATATAAGGAGATGAGAATAGGAACTGCGGTTCCTGAGCCCGAGCAGTTGGCAGCAGTACCTCACTACTTTATTGGTTCTCGTTCAATTCACGAACCGTATACGGCAGGTCGTTACGAGTTCGATGCCGTGGAGGTTATCGAAAAGCTTTTCTTGGATGTTGATTATGTAGTACTATCGGGAGGGTCTGGCTTGTACATCGATGCTGTATGCTTGGGTATTGATGCCATTCCCGCAACCAATAGCGAAACTCGCGAGATGCTGAAGCAACGCTTAAAGAACGAGGGGATAGCTGCGCTAACCGATTGGCTTAAGCGGTTGGATGAGAATTCGTATAATACCATCGATTTGAATAACCATCAGCGGGTAATTAGGGCGCTTGAAGTATGTATAATTGCTGGCGTACCATATTCCACCCTCCGAAAAAACTTTGAGAAGACCCGCAACTTCGACATCGTAAAGATTGGCTTGCAGCGCGACAGGGAGGAACTTTACCAGCGCATAAATCAGCGTGTGGATATGATGATGGAGCAGGGATTGCTTGAAGAGGCACGGTCGCTGTACGAGCATCGCGAGCTAAACGCGCTCAACACCGTTGGCTATCGTGAACTTTTCGACTACTTCGATGGAAAAATAACGATGGAAGAGGCAGTTGAGCTCATCAAAAGGAACTCTCGAAGGTATGCCAAGCGACAGATAACCTGGTTTAACCGCTACTGCGATATTGCCTGGTTTTCTCCAAACGATTTCGATGGGATAATGGCGCATGTTGCAGCGGCACGCAAAGCTTGA
- a CDS encoding ABC transporter permease has translation MRAGAFVQENLRISWLSIKSNPLRTILTIVIIAIGLMALVGITTAIDSIKSSITSTLSMMGANSFTITSRDFNIRIGGDSRGRVRNNPNVSYNEALEFKSRYELPSTISIYMRMGGAKIVRGNGNETNPNNTIVSADENYISNSGYELEKGRGIVRSEVENLNHVAVIGQDIATKLFPKKKDPTGEIISTVGGKYRVVGLLKTKGGMIGGGTDRMVIIPVSLGKTLRAREQSSFYILVLPKNPMHFKEAPKQAEGLFRAIRKLKATDPSDFNIIKSDAIAKVLIENLKYVTYAATLIGFITLLGAAVGLMNIMLVAVAEKTQEIGVRKAIGAKSKNIKQQFLFESIMICQMGGVLGIILGVLLGNVISSLIDSPFIIPWGWIIIGIALNFGVGLASGYLPAVKAARLDPIEALRYE, from the coding sequence ATGCGTGCAGGAGCATTTGTCCAAGAAAACCTCCGAATTTCATGGCTTTCAATAAAATCGAATCCGCTAAGAACTATTCTAACCATTGTTATCATTGCCATTGGGCTCATGGCTTTAGTAGGCATTACAACGGCTATCGATTCAATAAAAAGTTCAATTACAAGTACCTTATCAATGATGGGGGCTAACTCCTTCACCATAACAAGCCGTGATTTCAACATACGAATAGGTGGAGATTCGAGGGGACGCGTAAGAAACAACCCTAACGTGTCCTACAACGAAGCCCTAGAGTTCAAGTCAAGGTATGAGCTGCCATCGACCATAAGCATATACATGAGAATGGGTGGTGCAAAGATTGTCCGTGGGAATGGAAACGAAACAAACCCAAACAACACCATAGTTTCTGCGGATGAAAATTACATTTCCAACTCAGGCTATGAGTTGGAAAAAGGAAGGGGAATCGTTCGATCGGAAGTTGAAAACCTAAACCACGTAGCCGTCATTGGGCAGGACATTGCAACTAAACTTTTCCCCAAGAAGAAAGACCCCACAGGGGAAATCATCAGCACAGTAGGTGGAAAGTATCGGGTAGTAGGTCTATTAAAGACTAAAGGAGGAATGATTGGAGGAGGAACCGATAGAATGGTAATTATCCCTGTCTCCCTAGGGAAAACACTACGGGCACGCGAACAATCATCGTTTTACATTTTGGTATTGCCAAAAAATCCAATGCACTTTAAGGAAGCACCCAAACAAGCAGAGGGACTTTTCCGTGCCATCCGAAAGCTCAAGGCAACAGACCCATCCGATTTCAATATCATAAAAAGTGATGCAATAGCAAAGGTGCTCATCGAGAATCTCAAGTACGTAACCTATGCAGCTACGCTCATCGGCTTCATCACCCTACTCGGGGCTGCAGTTGGCTTAATGAATATCATGCTTGTTGCTGTTGCCGAGAAAACACAGGAGATTGGAGTTCGAAAAGCCATAGGCGCAAAGTCAAAGAATATCAAGCAGCAGTTCCTTTTCGAGTCGATAATGATTTGTCAAATGGGAGGAGTTCTCGGTATTATTCTCGGTGTTTTACTAGGAAACGTCATATCATCGCTGATTGACAGCCCATTCATTATTCCTTGGGGATGGATTATTATTGGCATAGCCCTAAACTTTGGAGTTGGCCTTGCTTCAGGATACCTTCCTGCTGTTAAAGCGGCACGACTTGATCCGATTGAGGCACTTCGGTACGAATAG
- the gap gene encoding type I glyceraldehyde-3-phosphate dehydrogenase produces MAKIKVGINGFGRIGRLAFRAAQKRSDMEVVAINDLIDVEYMAYMLKYDSVHGRFDGTVEVKNGQLIVNGNAIRVTACKNPADINWGAVGAEYVIESTGLFLTKEACEAHIQGGAKRVVMSAPSKDDTPMFVMGVNHTTYKGEQFVSNASCTTNCLAPLAKVINDKFGIVEGLMTTVHATTNTQKTVDAPSAKDWRGGRAAAGNIIPSSTGAAKAATKVIPSLKGKLTGMSFRVPTLDVSVVDLTCRIEKSATYDEIKAAVKAASENELKGILGYTEEAVVSSDFISDPRTSIFDAEAGIMLNPNFVKLVSWYDNEWGYSNKVLDLIAHMSTVK; encoded by the coding sequence ATGGCTAAAATCAAAGTTGGTATCAACGGATTCGGAAGAATCGGACGCTTAGCATTCCGTGCTGCTCAAAAGCGTAGTGATATGGAAGTTGTTGCAATCAACGACCTTATCGATGTTGAATACATGGCCTACATGCTAAAGTACGACTCAGTTCACGGTCGTTTTGATGGCACTGTAGAAGTAAAGAATGGACAACTTATCGTTAATGGTAATGCTATCCGCGTAACTGCTTGCAAGAACCCAGCCGACATTAACTGGGGTGCTGTAGGTGCAGAGTACGTAATCGAATCTACAGGTTTATTCCTTACTAAGGAAGCTTGCGAAGCTCACATTCAAGGTGGTGCTAAGCGTGTTGTTATGTCTGCTCCATCAAAAGATGACACCCCAATGTTTGTAATGGGTGTAAACCACACTACTTACAAGGGCGAGCAATTCGTATCAAACGCATCTTGTACAACTAACTGTTTAGCTCCTCTTGCTAAGGTTATCAACGATAAGTTTGGTATTGTTGAAGGTCTTATGACTACCGTTCACGCTACTACCAATACTCAAAAGACTGTTGATGCTCCATCTGCTAAGGATTGGAGAGGTGGACGTGCTGCTGCTGGCAACATCATCCCTTCGTCAACTGGTGCTGCAAAGGCTGCTACCAAGGTTATCCCTTCGCTAAAGGGTAAACTTACTGGTATGTCTTTCCGCGTTCCAACTCTTGACGTTTCTGTAGTAGACCTAACTTGTCGTATCGAAAAGTCTGCTACCTACGATGAGATTAAGGCTGCAGTTAAGGCTGCATCTGAGAACGAATTGAAGGGTATTCTTGGATATACTGAAGAGGCTGTTGTTTCTAGCGACTTCATCTCAGATCCTCGTACCTCTATCTTCGATGCTGAAGCAGGTATCATGCTTAATCCAAACTTCGTTAAGCTTGTATCTTGGTACGACAACGAGTGGGGTTATTCTAACAAGGTTCTTGACCTTATCGCTCACATGAGTACTGTAAAATAG
- a CDS encoding glycosyltransferase family 2 protein: MSKLDISVVVPLYNEEESIPELVEWIDRVMKANGFSFEVVMVDDGSTDRSWDIVEELAAKYPFVKGISFLRNYGKSAALYSGFDAAQGEVVITMDADLQDSPNEIPELYRMIVEEKYDLVSGWKQKRYDPIGKRLPSKFFNATARFVSGIKLNDFNCGLKAYRRKVVKSVEVYGEMHRYIPVLAKQAGFKKIGEKVVEHQARKYGVTKFGWERFIHGFLDLLSVVFVSKFGKKPMHFFGTLGIITFLIGGVLSGLMIGEKIYHLANHMKVREVTAQPLFYISLTLVIIGAQLFLTGFLGELVSRSSSERNNYQIDKRV; this comes from the coding sequence ATGAGTAAGTTAGATATTTCGGTAGTAGTTCCGCTGTACAACGAGGAGGAGTCGATTCCCGAGTTGGTAGAGTGGATTGATAGGGTGATGAAAGCCAACGGCTTTTCGTTTGAGGTTGTTATGGTCGACGATGGTAGCACCGATCGTTCTTGGGATATTGTAGAGGAGTTAGCAGCAAAGTATCCGTTTGTAAAAGGAATCAGTTTCCTTCGTAACTACGGGAAATCAGCTGCACTATATTCCGGTTTCGACGCCGCCCAAGGCGAAGTTGTTATTACAATGGATGCCGATTTGCAGGATAGCCCCAACGAGATCCCCGAACTTTACCGAATGATTGTCGAAGAGAAGTACGACCTCGTGTCAGGCTGGAAGCAGAAGCGCTACGACCCAATAGGGAAGCGTCTCCCCAGCAAATTCTTCAATGCAACCGCTCGTTTTGTAAGCGGTATTAAGCTTAACGACTTCAACTGCGGACTTAAGGCGTATCGTCGTAAGGTTGTGAAAAGCGTAGAAGTCTATGGCGAAATGCACCGCTATATCCCTGTTCTTGCCAAGCAGGCCGGCTTCAAGAAAATAGGAGAAAAAGTAGTAGAACACCAAGCTCGCAAGTATGGCGTCACGAAGTTTGGCTGGGAACGCTTCATTCACGGCTTCCTCGATCTGCTTTCCGTTGTGTTTGTATCTAAGTTTGGGAAAAAACCAATGCACTTTTTTGGAACCCTAGGCATTATTACCTTTTTAATAGGCGGAGTTTTGTCCGGGCTCATGATTGGTGAAAAGATTTACCACTTGGCCAACCACATGAAAGTGCGTGAGGTTACGGCACAGCCTCTATTCTACATTTCATTAACGCTGGTGATTATCGGAGCACAGCTCTTCCTTACCGGCTTCCTTGGTGAGTTGGTGTCAAGGAGTTCTAGCGAGCGAAATAACTATCAAATCGATAAAAGAGTATAG